DNA from Alphaproteobacteria bacterium:
TTGCTTTGGCTGGACGTGCGGCCAGTTCTTCAATCGCGGACTCTTCTTTTGACCATCCCCCATCAATATCGGGGGTTAACTCATCCAGGCCACTAAAATCAACACTAGGCGTTAGAACGCTTTCAACCGTACGATCCGCTGGAATTTGCAATTCAAAATGGGACAGAACGGAAATGAATTCCTCTTTCAATCGGCCCATCATCACCTGGAAAAGATTAAAGGCTTCGCGCTTGTATTCATTCAATGGATTGCTTTGCGCATATGCCCGAAGGTTAATCCCCTGACGCAAATGATCCAGGCTTAACAAATGATCTTTCCATGATTGATCAAGCAACCGAAGCAGCAGGCTCTTTTCGCCAAAGCGAATCATGTCGTGCCCATATTTCTCTTCTTTTTCTGCACTGTGTTGGTCGGCCAATCGCGTGATTCTTTTGGTGATCTCAGCCTCTGACAGGCCATCCTCGTCAGCCCAGTCCTTAACGGGCAGGTTTAAAGCAAACAACCGCATCCCTTCGGCATGGAGTCCGTCGAGATTCCATTGTTCTGGCATGGAATTCTCGGGGATATGAATTTTAACACACGTTTCAATGATTTCTTCTTTGATTTCCTGAACCATCTCAGAGATATCTTCAGCCTGCATCAATTCCCGCCTTTGTTCGTAAACGATTTTGCGTTGATCGTTCATCACATCATCATAACGAAGCAGGTGTTTACGGATATCAAAGTTACGGGCCTCGACCTTTTGTTGGGCACGCTCTAGCGCTTTGCTGATCCACCCATGGGAAATTGCTTCCCCTTCTTGGACACCAAGCTTTCGAAGCATAGAATCCAACCGTTCGGATCCAAAAATCCGCATCAAATCATCCTCCAGGGATATAAAGAATTTGGATGCACCCGGATCCCCCTGGCGACCGGATCGTCCCCGCAGCTGGTTGTCGATGCGCCGGCTTTCATGCCGTTCTGTTCCGATGACATAAAGGCCACCGGCTTCCAAAACAACTTTTTGATCTGCCGCGATCTCTTCCTTGATTTTTTCAATTTTTTTATCACGATCACGACCGGATTCAGCAACGCCAACGTCTTTTTGAATGCGCATTTCCAAATTACCACCCAGCTTGATGTCGGTACCACGACCAGCCATATTGGTTGCAATCGTAATCGCCCCCGAACAACCCGCATCAGCAATGATTAGGGCCTCTTGTTCATGGTAACGCGCGTTTAAAACCTGGAACGGTATTTTCTCCTTTTGCAAAAAGGCAGAAAAAAATTCAGATTTTTCAATGCTGGTGGTTCCAACTAATACCGGCTGCTTACGGGCATGGCATTCCTTGATTTGACCAAGAACTGCATCGTATTTCTCTTTCGCTGTTAAATAAACCTCGTCATCACCATCAATACGCGCCACATGCACGTTCGGCGGAACCTCGATCGCACGCAGATTGTAAATTTCTTCGAACTCAGCGGCTTCTGTAACGGATGATCCGGACATGCCGGCTATCTTTGGATAGAGCCTGAAAAAGTTTTGGTATGTAATAGACGCCAGCGTCTGGTTTTCCATTTCAATTGTGACATGTTCTTTTGCTTCTAATGCCTGATGCAGGCCATCAGAATAGCGGCGCCCCTCCATCATGCGTCCTGTGAATTCATCAATCAGGATAACCTGATCATCCTTAACAATGTAATCCACGTCACGGGCATATATTTTATGGGCACGCAAAGCTGAATTCACATGATGGACAATATTGATGTTTTGAACATCATAAAGGCCGCTTCCTGTGATTAATCCCCGTTCAAACAAAAGACTTTCAAGCTTTTCAACGCCAGGCTCTGTCAAGGTTACAGACCGCTGTTTTTCATCCTTTTCAAAGTCATCCGCCGTCAAAAAAGGAATCAGTTCATCAATGTTTGCATACAATGTGGATGAATTTTCAGCGGGGCCAGAAATAATCAATGGCGTCCTGGCTTCATCAATCAAAATACTGTCTACTTCATCAACAAGCGCATAATGAAAGGGTCGCATGACCATATCGTCCATGCGGAATTTCATATTATCGCGCAAATAGTCAAACCCAAATTCATGGTTTGTTCCATATGTCACGTCGGCCGCGTAAGCTTCACGCCTTTGGGAATCGCTCAGGCCATGCACAATGCAACCGACCTTAAGGCCCAAAAATTCATAGATTGCCCCCATCCATTCGGAATCGCGTTTGGCCAAATAATCATTGATTGTAACAAGGTGAACCCCCTGCCCCGTTAAGGCATTCAGATAAACAGGAAGGGTCGCAACTAACGTTTTCCCCTCGCCAGTTTTCATTTCGGCAATCATGCAATGATGCAGAACTTGACCACCAATCAATTGGACATCAAATGGCCGCAATCCAAGAACGCGTTTCGAGGCTTCTCTGACGGTGGCAAAAGCCTCCACCAAAATATCATCAACCGTTTCCCCATTTTTTAGACGTTCCTTGAACCAACCGGTGCGTTCCTGAAGTTGTGCATCCGTTAAAGAAACCAGAGATGGCTCTAGTTCGCCAATCTGTCTTGCAACCTTTTCATATTTTTTAACGACTCGATCATTTGCAGAGCCAAATATTTTTTTAAGCGCACTAGAAAACATCACGAATCCTCAAGAAATAACTGTGTGGTACAAAACGTTACGAAAAAAAATGTAAAATAAAAACTGGAAATCTAGTAAAGTGACCTTACATGTAAGATATAGAGTACAGAAAAAAACAGAAACTTTCCAGACGTTTTCGTTTTTCCGCTCAAAAAGGAGGATAATGACGTCTAAAGGCTTGATAAATTCTGCATTTTATCGTACTCAAAAAGTAACGTTTTTTATAAAGGATTCTTTTATGACCCGCATCTCTACGGTTGCCCTTGCTACACGCCTGGCGTTGGTTTTGGCTTTGTCGACCTCCCTTAGTGTTGCCGATGAACCGAAAATTGCTACCCTGACCCCTGTTGCCGCAGAGGCTCAAAAAACCCCAGACAAACTTGATGCCACCAAAGTAGTTGGTGAATTTCCAGACGGCACAAAAGTCACCCTAGGGCAGGTTCTGGACAGCTATAAAACTTTGCCACCTCAACTTAAAGATGTTGCCTTGGACAAGGTTTACGAGGCCCTTTTGAACCGCCTTGTTGATATGAAGTTGGTTTTGGATGCCTCTATCAAGGCTGGCCTGGACAAAGATTCGGATGTTACAAAGCGGATCGCAGAAGCACAAGAAGCCCTTGTTCAAAAAGGATACCTTGATAAGGAAATTGCAAAACTGATCACAGATTCTACCCTGCAGGAAAAATATCAAGAACTGCTTAAAATGATGCCCCAGGGCCAAATAGAAGTTAAGCTGAGCCACATTTTGGTCAAGACAAAACAAGAAGCTGAAGTCGTTCTAAAAGATCTAAAGTCAGGCAAAAAATTTGAAGAGATGGCTAAATCGAAATCCATTGATCCACAAACAAAAGATATAGGCGGGGAATTGGGTTTTGTGCGCAAAGGGGACTTGCCAAAAGAAGCCGCTGATTCTGTATTTAAAACGGCAAAGGGTGCACTTGTTTCCGAACCAATCAGCATGGGCGAAATGGGCTATAGCGTATTGCGTGTTGATGAGAAACGTCCGGTAGATCCACCAAAGTTTGAAGAGGTAAAGGCAGATATTCAAAAAGCTGTTGCCCCTGAATTTGCTGTTAAGGTGATCGAAAAGATCCGAAAAGACGCCAACGTTAAAAAGTTCGGTCTGGATGGCAAGCCTTTGGTTGAGAAAACTGATGCTGAAAAGAAAGCACAAGAAGACGAAGCCAAAAAAGATGGCCCCAAAAAAGACGAAAAGCCATCGGTTGATGTAGAAAAGCTAGATTCTGCCATGGTGGTTGCTGAGTTTACCAATGGTGAAAAAGTTACCCTTGGTCAAATTAAGGACAGCGTCAAAACACTACCCCCCCAGTTACGGGCAGCGCCATTTGATAAAATTTACGAACCGCTCCTCAACAGAATGATTGACATGAAATTGATTTCTGAGGTGGCCCGTAAAGACGGTCTAGACAAGGATTCGGCTGTTTTGAAGAAAATGGACGAGGCTAAGAATGCTCTGATTCAAAAAGGTTATCTTGATAAAGAGGTTGCAAAGCTTATTACAGCCGAAATGGTTAAGGATAAATACACAGAGCTGCTCAAATTGTTACCAAAGGACGAAATGGAAATTCGGTTGCGTCATATCCTCGTGAAAACAAAGAAAGAAGCCGATGAGATCATGAAAGAATTAAAGTCCGGCGGAAAGTTTGACGAAATCGCCAAAACAAAGTCAGCC
Protein-coding regions in this window:
- the secA gene encoding preprotein translocase subunit SecA, which produces MFSSALKKIFGSANDRVVKKYEKVARQIGELEPSLVSLTDAQLQERTGWFKERLKNGETVDDILVEAFATVREASKRVLGLRPFDVQLIGGQVLHHCMIAEMKTGEGKTLVATLPVYLNALTGQGVHLVTINDYLAKRDSEWMGAIYEFLGLKVGCIVHGLSDSQRREAYAADVTYGTNHEFGFDYLRDNMKFRMDDMVMRPFHYALVDEVDSILIDEARTPLIISGPAENSSTLYANIDELIPFLTADDFEKDEKQRSVTLTEPGVEKLESLLFERGLITGSGLYDVQNINIVHHVNSALRAHKIYARDVDYIVKDDQVILIDEFTGRMMEGRRYSDGLHQALEAKEHVTIEMENQTLASITYQNFFRLYPKIAGMSGSSVTEAAEFEEIYNLRAIEVPPNVHVARIDGDDEVYLTAKEKYDAVLGQIKECHARKQPVLVGTTSIEKSEFFSAFLQKEKIPFQVLNARYHEQEALIIADAGCSGAITIATNMAGRGTDIKLGGNLEMRIQKDVGVAESGRDRDKKIEKIKEEIAADQKVVLEAGGLYVIGTERHESRRIDNQLRGRSGRQGDPGASKFFISLEDDLMRIFGSERLDSMLRKLGVQEGEAISHGWISKALERAQQKVEARNFDIRKHLLRYDDVMNDQRKIVYEQRRELMQAEDISEMVQEIKEEIIETCVKIHIPENSMPEQWNLDGLHAEGMRLFALNLPVKDWADEDGLSEAEITKRITRLADQHSAEKEEKYGHDMIRFGEKSLLLRLLDQSWKDHLLSLDHLRQGINLRAYAQSNPLNEYKREAFNLFQVMMGRLKEEFISVLSHFELQIPADRTVESVLTPSVDFSGLDELTPDIDGGWSKEESAIEELAARPAKARKKSVAEHDPKDPATWGRVLRNSLCPCGSDKKYKNCHGSFK
- a CDS encoding peptidylprolyl isomerase — translated: MTRISTVALATRLALVLALSTSLSVADEPKIATLTPVAAEAQKTPDKLDATKVVGEFPDGTKVTLGQVLDSYKTLPPQLKDVALDKVYEALLNRLVDMKLVLDASIKAGLDKDSDVTKRIAEAQEALVQKGYLDKEIAKLITDSTLQEKYQELLKMMPQGQIEVKLSHILVKTKQEAEVVLKDLKSGKKFEEMAKSKSIDPQTKDIGGELGFVRKGDLPKEAADSVFKTAKGALVSEPISMGEMGYSVLRVDEKRPVDPPKFEEVKADIQKAVAPEFAVKVIEKIRKDANVKKFGLDGKPLVEKTDAEKKAQEDEAKKDGPKKDEKPSVDVEKLDSAMVVAEFTNGEKVTLGQIKDSVKTLPPQLRAAPFDKIYEPLLNRMIDMKLISEVARKDGLDKDSAVLKKMDEAKNALIQKGYLDKEVAKLITAEMVKDKYTELLKLLPKDEMEIRLRHILVKTKKEADEIMKELKSGGKFDEIAKTKSADDQTKVSGGDLGYVKKADLPKEFGEAVFKAAKATLLPEPVNLGEMGFSVVRVEDKRPVEPPQLEEVKGEIVRLLSIEQAGKVIEGLRKDVTVKKFDMEGKPLVEKTEEQKKADAELLKKSLEAKTKG